A genome region from Lactobacillus sp. ESL0791 includes the following:
- the thrS gene encoding threonine--tRNA ligase, with amino-acid sequence MSFSVTLPDGAKKDYEETVSVLEIAKGISTSLAKSAVAGKVNGQLKPLDYQISGDAEVAIVTDKDEEGLDVLRATVAFVFEAVAKKAYPELRFGEHAADKDGFFVDTDKENQIKINELPQLEKALQKAVKSGEKIEYGEMPKSKLEDLFKDDPYKLALLKDEKDPVAVYKLGDFVDFGFAALLPNTGKIKQFKLLSVAGAYWQGQSSNPMLQRISGTAFFKKADLDADLKRREDIKERDHRTIGRDLDLFFVDPKVGAGLPYWMPKGATIRRVIERYIIDKEVAWGYQHVYTPVLMNLDAYKTSGHWAHYRDDMFPPMDMGDGEMLEIRPMNCPSHIQIYKHHIRSYRELPIRIAELGMMHRYEKSGALSGLQRVREMTLNDGHTFVALDQVKSEFSRTLKLVLDVYKDFDIKDYYFRLSYRDPKNTKKYFSNDEMWERSQSMLKEAMDDLGLDYVEAEGEAAFYGPKLDIQTKTALGTDETMSTIQLDFLLPEQFELTYVGQDGEDHRPVMIHRGIVGTMERFIAYLIEIYKGAFPTWLAPVQVEIIPVNPDAHSDYAKKVRDELNKRGFRAEADLRNEKLGYKIRESQTQKIPYTLVLGDKEMESNGVNVRRYGTEEEISKSMAEFIKEIDQDVKSYSREK; translated from the coding sequence ATGAGTTTTTCAGTTACTTTGCCGGACGGCGCAAAGAAAGATTACGAAGAGACTGTTTCTGTTCTAGAAATTGCCAAGGGAATTTCAACTTCTCTTGCCAAGAGCGCAGTTGCCGGGAAAGTTAACGGTCAACTGAAGCCGCTTGACTATCAAATCAGCGGGGATGCAGAAGTTGCCATTGTAACCGATAAGGATGAAGAAGGGTTAGATGTTTTACGGGCAACGGTTGCCTTTGTGTTTGAGGCTGTTGCCAAGAAGGCTTATCCTGAACTTCGTTTTGGCGAGCATGCAGCTGATAAAGATGGTTTCTTTGTCGACACCGACAAGGAAAATCAAATCAAGATTAACGAGTTGCCACAGCTGGAAAAAGCTTTGCAAAAAGCCGTTAAGAGCGGCGAAAAAATTGAATATGGTGAAATGCCTAAGAGTAAACTTGAAGATCTTTTCAAGGATGATCCATACAAACTCGCTTTATTAAAAGACGAAAAAGATCCGGTTGCGGTTTATAAGCTGGGCGACTTCGTTGATTTCGGCTTCGCAGCCCTTTTGCCAAATACCGGTAAAATTAAACAGTTCAAGCTTTTGTCGGTTGCCGGTGCTTACTGGCAGGGCCAATCATCTAACCCGATGCTGCAGCGAATTTCCGGAACGGCCTTCTTCAAGAAAGCTGATCTGGATGCCGACCTGAAGCGGCGTGAGGACATTAAGGAGCGCGATCACCGGACAATCGGCCGTGACCTTGACCTCTTCTTCGTTGATCCGAAAGTTGGTGCCGGCTTGCCATACTGGATGCCGAAAGGAGCAACAATTCGCCGCGTCATCGAGCGCTATATCATCGACAAGGAAGTTGCCTGGGGCTACCAGCACGTTTACACGCCAGTACTGATGAACCTCGATGCTTACAAGACTTCCGGCCACTGGGCACATTACCGTGACGATATGTTTCCGCCAATGGACATGGGTGACGGCGAAATGCTGGAAATACGGCCGATGAACTGCCCGTCCCATATTCAAATTTACAAGCACCACATTCGTTCTTACCGGGAACTGCCAATCCGAATTGCCGAACTGGGAATGATGCACAGATATGAAAAATCCGGTGCCTTGTCAGGCTTGCAGCGGGTGCGAGAAATGACCCTGAATGATGGTCACACCTTCGTTGCACTTGATCAAGTCAAATCTGAATTTTCTCGAACATTGAAATTAGTGCTGGATGTCTACAAGGACTTTGACATTAAGGACTATTACTTCCGTCTGTCATACCGTGACCCGAAAAACACCAAGAAGTACTTTTCTAACGACGAAATGTGGGAGAGAAGCCAGTCAATGCTGAAAGAGGCCATGGATGACCTGGGACTTGACTATGTTGAGGCCGAAGGTGAAGCTGCCTTCTACGGACCAAAATTAGACATTCAAACCAAGACGGCTTTGGGTACCGACGAGACGATGTCAACGATTCAATTAGACTTCCTGCTGCCAGAACAATTTGAGCTGACTTATGTTGGTCAAGACGGTGAAGACCACCGGCCGGTAATGATCCACCGCGGAATTGTCGGCACGATGGAAAGATTTATTGCTTACCTGATTGAAATATACAAGGGCGCCTTTCCAACATGGCTGGCACCGGTTCAGGTTGAGATCATTCCGGTTAACCCTGATGCCCACAGCGATTACGCTAAGAAGGTCCGCGACGAACTGAATAAGCGCGGTTTCCGGGCTGAGGCAGACCTGCGAAATGAAAAACTGGGCTACAAGATTCGCGAATCGCAAACCCAAAAGATTCCGTACACCTTGGTTCTGGGTGATAAGGAAATGGAAAGTAACGGAGTTAATGTCCGCCGTTACGGTACTGAAGAAGAAATTTCCAAGAGTATGGCCGAATTTATTAAGGAAATCGACCAGGATGTTAAGTCATATTCAAGAGAAAAATAA
- the dnaI gene encoding primosomal protein DnaI, producing the protein MQAIGKIIEEISKKYDLGDPAAIKQKVLADSDIQAFIKENQARVNAAMIERSMANLYKFYSQKYGQNKAMAGYQAELFLNNNVIDVTYKPTAAKIASDHEKSTKKHLQLIDLPQNLHDVRLSQVDITQGRSEAIALISHFLDKYGEKPHQKGLYLSGNFGVGKTYLLAGLANQVAAMGKNVIFLHVPTFIAGLSSHFEDNSLQDEIKRVADCDLLILDDIGAETLSQWSRDDVLGVILQARMDKVLPTFFSSNLAMKDLEDHFKETKNAIDPVKAARLMERVRFLAKEVVVAGENRRR; encoded by the coding sequence ATGCAGGCAATTGGCAAGATAATCGAAGAAATAAGCAAAAAATATGACTTAGGGGATCCGGCTGCAATCAAACAAAAGGTCTTGGCGGATTCGGATATTCAGGCTTTTATTAAAGAAAATCAAGCGCGGGTTAATGCTGCCATGATTGAGCGCAGCATGGCCAATTTATACAAGTTTTATTCGCAAAAATACGGGCAAAATAAGGCAATGGCCGGGTATCAGGCTGAGCTGTTTTTGAACAACAATGTAATTGATGTTACGTACAAGCCCACCGCTGCCAAAATTGCCAGCGATCATGAGAAAAGCACGAAGAAGCACCTGCAGCTGATTGATTTGCCGCAGAACCTGCATGATGTTCGCTTAAGCCAGGTTGATATTACTCAGGGACGAAGCGAGGCGATTGCCTTGATCAGTCATTTTTTGGATAAATATGGGGAAAAGCCGCACCAAAAAGGCTTGTACTTGTCCGGTAATTTTGGTGTCGGTAAAACCTATCTTTTGGCCGGTTTGGCTAACCAGGTTGCAGCAATGGGCAAGAACGTGATTTTCCTGCACGTTCCGACATTTATTGCCGGCTTATCCAGCCACTTTGAGGACAACAGCTTGCAGGATGAGATTAAACGGGTCGCCGATTGCGATCTGCTGATTTTGGATGACATTGGGGCGGAGACACTGAGCCAGTGGTCGCGTGATGATGTCCTTGGCGTCATTTTACAGGCACGCATGGACAAAGTGCTGCCGACCTTTTTCTCTTCAAATTTAGCGATGAAAGACTTGGAAGATCATTTTAAGGAAACCAAAAATGCCATTGATCCGGTCAAGGCTGCCCGACTGATGGAGCGCGTGCGCTTTTTGGCAAAGGAAGTTGTGGTTGCGGGTGAGAACAGAAGACGATAA
- a CDS encoding DnaD domain protein has translation MYSNSDPKQPFFIINKVALFPDDIKILIKLYQPLVGPVALSLYLTLNEDFSANAILSDATGLYHLQEQLDCSLPNLFKALHKLEAVGLIKTLLLNNEVMGQVITFELLKVPSAAEFFATALLSSLLKEKVGVSSFKNLSHEFASRSKEQKNLVNGLNSSRDVSASFIDVFRLPDQEAINPSAEVEQAAKENQVEQVKEAQVNDHAVVDWDLMKQQFLLYQIPEKQVELNKKQIQGLMQTYGLSEQEFVDETLPCLHGSYTLNMREISQSLAENYRLTGRRQQVKQELAAPSANKQDTSAFNGKEQKILRLAQTLSPAQFLYKMKKEKGGFVYASENQIINNLHNQYGLPADLVNILIYTCLGFNPALSANLAYSIANDWLQNGVKTADQALAYVTKRREGKNQKRKVYNNYHKRVEKGTDWSKTKAKNEENVSSEELKQFFKNLEDKNGMK, from the coding sequence ATGTATTCCAATTCTGATCCCAAGCAGCCATTTTTTATTATCAACAAGGTTGCTTTATTTCCAGATGACATTAAAATTTTGATTAAGTTATACCAGCCGCTGGTTGGTCCCGTTGCTTTGTCCCTGTATTTGACTCTGAACGAGGATTTTTCTGCTAATGCCATTTTGTCGGATGCTACGGGTCTTTACCACTTACAGGAGCAGCTTGACTGCAGCCTACCAAACCTCTTTAAGGCACTGCACAAGTTGGAAGCGGTCGGCCTGATCAAAACGCTGCTGCTGAATAATGAAGTCATGGGACAAGTAATCACGTTTGAATTATTAAAGGTGCCATCCGCGGCAGAATTTTTTGCAACTGCGCTTTTATCCAGTCTGCTGAAAGAAAAAGTGGGGGTTAGTTCCTTTAAGAATTTGAGTCATGAATTTGCTAGTCGGTCTAAGGAACAAAAAAATTTGGTTAACGGCTTGAATTCCAGCAGGGATGTTTCGGCCTCATTTATCGATGTGTTCCGTTTGCCCGACCAGGAAGCCATTAATCCATCGGCAGAAGTTGAGCAGGCCGCTAAGGAAAATCAGGTTGAGCAGGTCAAGGAAGCCCAAGTTAACGATCATGCGGTGGTTGACTGGGACTTGATGAAGCAGCAATTTTTGCTTTACCAGATTCCGGAGAAGCAGGTTGAACTGAACAAAAAGCAGATTCAGGGTCTGATGCAGACCTACGGTTTATCGGAGCAGGAATTCGTTGACGAGACACTGCCGTGTCTTCACGGCAGCTACACATTAAATATGCGGGAGATCAGCCAAAGCCTCGCAGAGAATTACCGTTTGACTGGGCGCCGTCAGCAGGTTAAGCAGGAATTGGCAGCACCGTCAGCTAATAAGCAGGATACTTCCGCATTTAATGGAAAAGAGCAAAAGATTCTGCGGTTGGCCCAGACGTTATCGCCGGCCCAATTTTTATATAAAATGAAAAAGGAAAAGGGCGGTTTTGTTTACGCCAGTGAAAACCAGATTATCAATAATCTGCACAACCAATACGGTCTGCCCGCAGATTTAGTCAACATTCTTATCTATACCTGTCTTGGCTTTAACCCCGCTTTATCTGCTAATTTGGCCTACAGCATTGCCAATGACTGGCTGCAGAACGGCGTGAAGACGGCGGATCAGGCGCTAGCGTACGTGACTAAGCGCCGCGAAGGCAAGAACCAGAAACGGAAGGTTTATAATAACTATCATAAGCGGGTCGAAAAGGGCACAGATTGGTCGAAAACGAAGGCTAAAAATGAGGAAAATGTTTCGTCAGAAGAATTAAAACAATTTTTCAAAAACTTGGAAGATAAGAACGGCATGAAGTAG
- the nrdR gene encoding transcriptional regulator NrdR, whose translation MECPNCHQNASRVIDSRPSDENRAIRRRRECENCGFRFTTFERIETSPLLVIKNDGTREPFSRKKILHGVMAAGQKRPITSEEFEQLVNHVENKVRKLGVNEISSKKIGQFVMDELADLDDVAYIRFASIYREFKDMSSFMKTMEDMMVKREKENS comes from the coding sequence ATGGAGTGTCCAAATTGTCATCAGAATGCTTCACGGGTAATTGATTCCCGTCCCAGCGACGAAAATCGCGCAATCAGGCGCAGGCGTGAATGTGAAAATTGCGGCTTCCGCTTCACGACGTTTGAGCGGATTGAAACCAGCCCCTTGCTTGTCATTAAGAATGATGGCACGCGGGAACCCTTTAGCCGCAAAAAAATCTTGCACGGTGTGATGGCGGCGGGGCAGAAGCGCCCAATTACCAGTGAAGAATTTGAACAGCTGGTCAACCATGTTGAAAACAAGGTTAGGAAACTTGGTGTCAATGAAATCTCATCAAAAAAAATCGGTCAATTTGTGATGGATGAACTGGCTGATTTGGATGATGTTGCCTATATCCGTTTTGCCTCGATTTACCGCGAATTTAAAGACATGTCCAGTTTTATGAAGACAATGGAAGACATGATGGTTAAACGGGAGAAGGAAAATTCATAA
- the coaE gene encoding dephospho-CoA kinase (Dephospho-CoA kinase (CoaE) performs the final step in coenzyme A biosynthesis.): protein MTLVLGLTGGIASGKSTADRFFSRQGIPVIDSDQIAHDLLNVGQPSWQQVKKHFGKEFLNVDQTVNRKKLGELVFSDPKQLQVLNELTHPLIDRELAAEIKMQRQKRASLLIVDIPLLFEAGMSAQFDATLLITVPQSVQLARLMARNGLTKEEAQARIASQMPLSAKEELATYVVVNTGTIKELEAKLTQLLKQIKKEP, encoded by the coding sequence ATGACTTTGGTTTTGGGTCTAACTGGGGGAATTGCCAGCGGCAAGAGCACAGCGGATCGTTTTTTCAGCAGGCAGGGCATACCCGTGATTGACAGCGACCAGATTGCCCACGATCTTTTAAATGTTGGTCAGCCCAGTTGGCAGCAGGTCAAGAAACATTTTGGCAAAGAGTTTCTTAATGTGGACCAAACGGTTAACCGGAAAAAACTCGGTGAGCTGGTTTTTTCGGATCCTAAGCAGCTGCAAGTTTTAAATGAACTGACGCATCCGCTGATTGATCGTGAGCTGGCTGCTGAGATAAAAATGCAGCGTCAAAAAAGGGCGTCCCTTCTTATTGTCGATATCCCACTCTTGTTTGAAGCGGGAATGAGTGCTCAATTTGACGCCACCCTTTTGATTACGGTGCCGCAATCTGTTCAGCTGGCGCGGTTAATGGCACGCAATGGACTTACAAAAGAAGAGGCCCAGGCACGGATTGCCAGTCAGATGCCGCTTTCGGCGAAAGAAGAACTGGCAACATATGTAGTGGTCAACACCGGTACAATAAAAGAATTAGAAGCTAAACTAACACAGTTGTTAAAACAGATAAAAAAGGAGCCATAA
- the mutM gene encoding bifunctional DNA-formamidopyrimidine glycosylase/DNA-(apurinic or apyrimidinic site) lyase has protein sequence MPEMPEVETVRRTLNPLITGKTIKKVTLWYPKIIASDPNEFAAVLPGKKIVTIDRYAKYLLIRLSGNLTIVSHLRMEGKYRLTTASEPKDKHDHVQFEFTDDTALRYNDVRKFGRMQLVESGTEKVVTGISKLGYEPNSPEFTAAYLAAGLRRKKKNIKSTLLDQSIVAGLGNIYVDEVLWRTKIHPLSLANKIPAKKVNELQHNINSLIAQAITKHGTTVHTYLDANGQIGGFQEMLQVYGHAGEPCRLCGTVLEKIKVGGRGTTFCPSCQVLYK, from the coding sequence ATGCCAGAGATGCCGGAAGTTGAAACGGTTAGAAGAACGTTGAATCCGCTGATTACGGGTAAAACAATCAAGAAGGTGACGCTGTGGTACCCCAAAATTATTGCCAGCGATCCGAATGAGTTTGCGGCGGTCCTTCCTGGTAAAAAGATTGTAACGATCGACCGTTATGCAAAGTACCTGCTGATTCGTTTGAGCGGCAACCTAACGATTGTTTCACACTTAAGAATGGAAGGAAAGTACCGCCTGACAACGGCATCTGAACCTAAGGACAAACACGACCATGTTCAGTTTGAATTTACTGATGACACAGCCCTGCGCTACAACGATGTACGCAAGTTTGGCCGCATGCAGCTTGTCGAAAGCGGCACAGAAAAAGTTGTCACTGGAATCAGCAAGTTGGGCTATGAACCTAATTCGCCGGAATTTACGGCGGCCTATTTGGCAGCGGGTCTGCGTCGTAAGAAGAAAAATATCAAAAGTACTCTGCTTGATCAGAGCATTGTCGCCGGTCTGGGCAACATTTATGTTGATGAGGTCTTGTGGCGGACAAAAATTCATCCGCTGAGTCTGGCCAATAAGATTCCAGCGAAAAAGGTCAATGAGCTGCAGCACAATATTAATTCTTTGATCGCCCAGGCAATTACCAAGCACGGAACTACTGTCCACACCTATCTTGATGCCAACGGGCAAATTGGCGGTTTTCAGGAAATGCTGCAGGTTTACGGCCATGCAGGGGAACCATGCAGGTTGTGCGGCACGGTTTTAGAGAAAATCAAGGTCGGCGGTCGTGGTACCACTTTTTGCCCTAGCTGTCAGGTGCTTTACAAATGA
- the polA gene encoding DNA polymerase I: MAAKKLLLIDGNSVSFRAFYALYRQLEDFKNPEGLHTNAIYAFKNMLDVLLKDVKPTHVLVAFDAGKMTFRNKMYSDYKGGRQKTPSELLEQLPYIQEMLHDLGIATYELKNYEADDIIGTFVNLGEQNDFETTVVTGDKDLTQLASPSTTIMVTKSGVSKLEAYTPEHMMKVNGVTPTQFIDMKALMGDNSDNYPGVTKVGPKTASRLIAQYGSIENLYDHVDEMKKSKLKENLINDKDTAFLAKKLATIDRESPVTIGIANVKRQEIDYQKLREFYEQMNFRKFLSELQVDTDQDDTAAEKIAYTVLDKETLAQVKAAPRKRIDFYLGMLGDNYHLADFIGFALNIAGQIYVSRDVSLLQEQPLKQILEDEQVAKNVFDLKRTMVGLNRLDIKVHGIDYDMLLASYLINNENNSNDVGEICHLYDDYSVKTDLEVYGKGKSMRVPDDDAVLYNHLASIVQALAKLKAILLAKLKDHEQDDLFDSIEIPTARVLAVMEMNGMKVEAGTLIQLQNEFAVKLNEMEDKIYQQAGERFNLNSPKQLGHILFEKLGLPPLKKTKTGYSTSVEVLKQLSTQSPIVNEILDYRQIAKIQSTYVKGLLDVIQKDGRVHTRYLQTLTATGRLSSVDPNLQNIPTRTEEGKQIRKAFVPTTKDGYIFSCDYSQIELRVLAHVSGDENMQEAFKTGYDIHSHTAMKIFHLASPDLVTPLMRRRAKAVNFGIVYGISDYGLSKNLGISRKQAKEFIDNYFEQYPQIKDYMDKAVQVARENGYAETIMHRRRYLPDIHSKNFNVRSFAERTAINSPIQGSAADIIKIAMINMQRKLDELHLKTKMVVQVHDELIFDVPKEELETIKKIVPEVMQSAVKLDIPLVADSGWGHNWYDAK, from the coding sequence ATGGCTGCTAAAAAATTGCTTTTAATTGACGGAAATTCTGTTTCTTTTCGGGCCTTCTATGCCCTTTATCGTCAGCTCGAAGACTTTAAGAATCCTGAAGGCCTTCATACCAATGCCATTTATGCCTTCAAAAATATGCTGGATGTCCTGCTGAAAGACGTAAAGCCAACTCATGTCCTTGTTGCCTTCGATGCTGGCAAGATGACGTTTAGAAACAAGATGTATAGCGACTATAAGGGTGGCCGGCAGAAGACGCCGAGTGAATTGCTGGAACAGCTGCCCTACATTCAGGAAATGCTGCACGATTTGGGCATTGCTACCTACGAACTTAAAAATTATGAGGCCGATGATATTATCGGTACCTTTGTCAATCTGGGTGAGCAAAATGATTTTGAAACCACAGTAGTCACAGGGGACAAAGACTTAACCCAGCTTGCTTCACCAAGCACGACCATTATGGTGACTAAATCTGGGGTTTCTAAGCTTGAGGCCTATACGCCCGAGCACATGATGAAGGTTAATGGAGTTACCCCGACTCAGTTCATTGATATGAAAGCCCTGATGGGGGATAATTCGGATAATTATCCCGGCGTGACCAAGGTCGGTCCCAAGACCGCTTCCCGTCTGATTGCGCAGTATGGCTCAATTGAAAATTTGTATGACCACGTTGATGAGATGAAGAAATCCAAGCTCAAGGAGAATCTGATTAACGACAAGGACACGGCCTTTTTAGCGAAAAAATTAGCAACGATTGATCGGGAGAGCCCCGTTACAATTGGCATTGCTAACGTCAAGCGCCAAGAGATTGATTATCAGAAGCTGCGAGAATTTTATGAACAGATGAATTTCCGAAAATTTTTGAGCGAATTGCAGGTTGATACCGATCAGGATGACACCGCAGCAGAAAAGATTGCCTACACCGTTTTAGATAAAGAAACACTTGCTCAGGTCAAAGCTGCCCCCAGGAAGAGGATTGATTTTTATTTGGGAATGCTAGGTGATAATTATCACCTGGCTGATTTTATTGGTTTCGCCTTGAATATTGCTGGGCAAATTTATGTCAGCCGTGATGTGTCGCTGCTGCAGGAACAACCGCTGAAGCAGATCCTGGAAGATGAACAAGTTGCTAAAAATGTTTTTGACCTCAAGCGGACCATGGTCGGCCTGAACCGTCTGGATATCAAGGTCCACGGCATTGACTACGACATGCTGCTGGCTTCCTACTTGATTAACAATGAGAACAATTCAAATGACGTCGGCGAAATCTGCCACCTATACGATGATTATTCGGTCAAAACCGATCTTGAGGTTTACGGCAAGGGCAAGAGTATGCGTGTTCCTGACGATGATGCCGTGCTTTACAATCACCTGGCATCGATTGTCCAGGCACTGGCTAAATTAAAGGCCATCTTGCTGGCCAAGCTGAAAGACCACGAGCAGGATGACTTGTTTGACAGCATTGAGATTCCGACGGCTCGCGTATTAGCTGTGATGGAAATGAATGGCATGAAGGTGGAGGCTGGCACGCTGATCCAGCTGCAGAATGAATTTGCAGTCAAGCTCAACGAAATGGAAGACAAAATTTATCAGCAGGCGGGTGAGCGCTTCAACCTTAATTCACCTAAGCAGCTGGGTCATATTCTGTTTGAAAAGCTGGGGCTGCCGCCTCTGAAGAAAACCAAAACGGGTTATTCGACATCGGTTGAGGTCCTAAAGCAGCTCAGCACCCAAAGCCCGATTGTCAACGAAATTTTGGATTACCGGCAGATTGCCAAGATTCAGTCAACCTATGTTAAGGGTTTGCTGGATGTGATTCAAAAAGACGGCCGTGTTCATACCCGTTACCTGCAAACTTTGACAGCAACTGGCCGCTTGTCGTCGGTTGATCCCAACCTGCAGAATATTCCGACAAGGACGGAAGAGGGCAAACAGATTAGGAAGGCCTTTGTACCGACCACCAAAGACGGGTATATTTTTTCCTGTGACTATTCACAAATCGAGTTGCGAGTCCTGGCCCATGTTTCCGGTGATGAAAACATGCAGGAAGCCTTTAAGACCGGCTATGACATTCACTCGCACACGGCAATGAAGATTTTTCACCTTGCTTCTCCGGATTTGGTCACACCGCTGATGCGGCGCCGGGCCAAGGCGGTTAACTTTGGGATTGTCTACGGTATTTCTGATTACGGCTTGTCAAAGAATCTGGGAATCAGCCGCAAGCAGGCCAAGGAATTTATTGATAATTACTTTGAGCAGTATCCGCAGATCAAGGATTACATGGATAAGGCCGTACAGGTGGCCCGGGAAAACGGCTATGCCGAAACGATCATGCACCGGCGTCGTTACCTGCCTGACATTCATTCCAAGAATTTTAATGTGCGCTCATTTGCGGAACGGACAGCGATTAATTCGCCGATTCAGGGTTCTGCTGCCGATATTATCAAAATTGCTATGATTAATATGCAAAGAAAGCTGGACGAATTGCACCTCAAGACCAAGATGGTAGTCCAGGTGCACGATGAGTTGATTTTTGATGTGCCTAAGGAAGAGCTGGAAACAATTAAGAAGATTGTTCCAGAAGTAATGCAGTCAGCAGTCAAGCTGGACATTCCGCTGGTTGCGGATTCCGGCTGGGGCCACAATTGGTATGATGCAAAGTAG
- a CDS encoding SLAP domain-containing protein, which yields MNKGSLSTTGSRMRLKHNAYLYDENGNRSNSLILNSGSIIQTHGSKQINGQTYYAVDTGEYINTKNIEDNWIG from the coding sequence TTGAACAAGGGTAGCCTGTCAACAACTGGCAGCCGGATGCGATTGAAGCACAATGCTTATCTTTATGATGAAAATGGCAATCGTTCAAACAGCCTGATTCTAAATTCGGGTTCAATTATTCAAACACATGGTTCAAAGCAGATTAATGGTCAGACTTACTATGCGGTTGATACCGGTGAATACATCAATACAAAGAATATTGAAGATAACTGGATAGGATAA
- a CDS encoding YSIRK-type signal peptide-containing protein (The YSIRK form of extended signal peptide directs nascent proteins to the cross-wall site, while signal peptides lacking YSIRK direct proteins instead to the cell pole. A large fraction of YSIRK proteins are surface proteins anchored by sortase-mediated processing of a C-terminal LPXTG motif.): MLGKSNFSEKLKTVEMQSKRDRFSIRKLAVGTASVLIGFSFMGAASQMAKADTVGSGSQEADIEDSRQTESKETGLNISDNAGATTNSKKANNVSKADVTTYSGLKSFLHDGSEQTASTKEIESPTAESRAETKSADSAANLATAATDLQAEIKKGNDFVATEPFKQAAEDRQKAVTDAITQGQDVLDKYNKFVDTNDAAFKVSLFDLTDAKTTISVMITAATNNVDAQITPRMALPNFGGWALDYNNGTLKINAVSSTNKVNGSSLLTTYLSTNGVKLARTGTLRKITSRQLQEHHFPA, from the coding sequence ATGCTGGGGAAATCGAATTTTAGTGAAAAGCTAAAAACAGTGGAAATGCAGTCTAAAAGGGACCGCTTCTCTATTAGAAAGCTGGCAGTTGGTACAGCGTCTGTTTTAATAGGTTTTAGTTTCATGGGTGCGGCAAGTCAAATGGCTAAGGCAGATACTGTGGGTTCAGGTAGTCAAGAAGCGGATATTGAAGACAGCAGGCAAACCGAAAGCAAGGAAACAGGTCTGAATATTAGTGATAATGCTGGGGCAACAACTAATAGTAAAAAAGCAAACAATGTGTCTAAAGCTGATGTGACCACATATTCAGGGCTAAAGAGTTTCTTACATGATGGCTCGGAGCAAACTGCTTCAACTAAAGAAATTGAAAGTCCAACTGCGGAATCACGTGCTGAAACTAAGTCCGCAGATAGTGCTGCGAATTTGGCTACCGCTGCTACTGATTTGCAAGCCGAAATTAAAAAAGGCAATGACTTTGTCGCAACTGAGCCGTTTAAGCAAGCTGCAGAGGATAGGCAAAAAGCGGTAACAGATGCGATTACTCAGGGCCAGGATGTCTTGGATAAATACAATAAATTCGTTGATACAAATGATGCAGCATTTAAAGTAAGTTTGTTTGATTTAACAGACGCTAAAACAACGATTAGCGTCATGATCACAGCGGCTACAAATAATGTAGATGCACAAATTACGCCAAGAATGGCTTTGCCTAATTTTGGCGGTTGGGCTTTGGACTACAATAATGGTACTTTGAAAATTAATGCTGTTTCTTCTACAAACAAAGTGAATGGCAGTTCATTGTTGACAACATATTTAAGTACGAATGGTGTAAAATTGGCAAGAACAGGTACATTAAGAAAGATAACTTCCCGCCAACTGCAGGAACATCACTTCCCGGCTTGA
- a CDS encoding DUF2922 domain-containing protein produces MTTTTTLKLTFLNSKNKKTSLSFPDAADNLGADAVRSAMNVISGENVFEKEETELYKVPKAADYIKRTVTSVFDDPQAAAGGAE; encoded by the coding sequence ATGACAACGACTACTACACTAAAATTAACTTTTTTGAACAGTAAAAACAAAAAGACCAGCTTATCATTTCCGGATGCGGCAGATAATCTGGGCGCAGATGCAGTGCGCTCGGCAATGAACGTGATTTCCGGTGAAAATGTCTTTGAGAAGGAAGAAACTGAATTGTACAAGGTTCCTAAAGCCGCTGACTATATTAAACGGACGGTTACCAGTGTGTTTGATGATCCGCAGGCTGCGGCGGGCGGAGCAGAATAG
- a CDS encoding DUF1659 domain-containing protein, which yields MNFELIAQSIQYTFSNAKYKDGKKSRIFKNVREQSSADSLAKVGKAIAGLQDDALSEATLIQKQGIQLSEQE from the coding sequence ATGAATTTTGAACTAATAGCTCAGTCAATCCAATATACTTTCAGCAATGCTAAATACAAAGACGGCAAAAAGTCTCGAATTTTTAAAAATGTGCGTGAACAATCCTCAGCTGATAGCTTAGCCAAAGTTGGCAAGGCGATTGCGGGTCTGCAAGATGATGCCTTGAGTGAAGCAACACTGATTCAGAAGCAGGGCATTCAGCTTAGTGAACAAGAATAG